A region from the Vanacampus margaritifer isolate UIUO_Vmar chromosome 5, RoL_Vmar_1.0, whole genome shotgun sequence genome encodes:
- the ccnp gene encoding cyclin-P isoform X3, translating to MARAGFCDSKPLLDLHKADERRALLRTLPSAFGPTDCWQPMEVSESKLDRMLSAKMSNGIFMGFGDDTWTFSPGSLILAKDGFLEEPPLRLYPRTLPGLRGLQALVPSLLRHEVEIALEKLGLIWDRTFAWEMFLDMMRSQTLHTLPNAELPRHFTDATRAVLVDWLVQVHEMLHFQDETLYLAIHLLNRSLRLIKVTTTNLQLLGIVCLFLAAKKEESLLPEVSGLCYLMDHAYTKHQLLRMERKVLTGLKFHLSYCPPLHFLLLLASVARCSAQMVWMSRYLLELSLLEGQCVAFLPMHLAGAALCLARRALQEPQTPEGEAAWCLAFGIHAGSETVLLRIMQILSGAAARAHTRETCATFIKFSSRETMHVSRHPGLNSASALLAACT from the exons ATGGCCAGGGCTGGGTTCTGCGACTCCAAGCCTCTGCTGGACTTACACAAG GCGGACGAGAGGCGAGCCCTTCTAAGAACTTTGCCATCTGCCTTTGGGCCCACCGATTGCTGGCAGCCAATGGAGGTGTCAGAGTCCAAACTG GACAGGATGTTATCAGCCAAAATGAGCAACGGCATTTTTATGGGCTTCGGTGATGACACGTGGACGTTCTCACCCGGCAGCCTCATTCTTGCCAAAG ATGGATTTCTGGAGGAGCCGCCTTTGCGTCTTTACCCTCGCACCCTGCCGGGCTTGCGCGGCCTTCAGGCGCTGGTGCCCAGCCTGCTGCGCCATGAAGTGGAGATCGCCCTCGAGAAGCTGGGCCTCATATGGGACCGCACCTTCGCCTGGGAAATGTTCTTGGACATGATG AGAAGTCAAACTTTGCACACCCTGCCCAACGCTGAGCTGCCGCGACACTTCACTGATGCCACTCGAGCCGTCCTGGTTGACTGGCTTGTTCAAGTCCAT GAGATGTTGCACTTCCAGGACGAGACGCTCTATCTGGCCATTCACCTCCTCAACCGCTCCCTCCGCCTGATCAAAGTGACCACAACTAACCTGCAGCTTCTCGGCATAGTCTGCCTCTTCCTGGCTGCTAAGAAAGAGGAGTCTCTGCTCCCCGAG GTTTCTGGACTGTGCTACCTAATGGACCATGCTTACACCAAGCATCAGCTGCTGCGCATGGAGAGAAAAGTCCTCACTGGCCTTAAGTTTCACTTGTCCTACTGTCCCCCTTTGCATTTCCTGTTGCTCCTCGCCTCCGTGGCCCGCTGCAGTGCTCAg ATGGTGTGGATGTCTCGCTACCTGCTAGAGTTGTCTCTACTGGAGGGCCAGTGTGTGGCGTTTCTGCCTATGCATTTGGCGGGGGCGGCCCTTTGCTTGGCCCGCCGAGCCCTGCAGGAGCCCCAGACCCCGGAAGGCGAGGCCGCCTGGTGTCTAGCCTTCGGGATCCACGCCGGCAG CGAGACAGTCCTACTGAGAATAATGCAAATTCTGTCTGGCGCTGCAGCCAGAGCGCACACCCGAGAGACCTGTGCTACTTTTATTAAATTCTCCTCCCGGGAAACCATGCACGTCAGCAGACACCCTGGTCTTAACAGCGCCTCTGCTCTGCTGGCCGCGTGCACTTGA
- the ccnp gene encoding cyclin-P isoform X1: MARAGFCDSKPLLDLHKADERRALLRTLPSAFGPTDCWQPMEVSESKLVTVKREQEPRWVPVLPFLYTDRMLSAKMSNGIFMGFGDDTWTFSPGSLILAKDGFLEEPPLRLYPRTLPGLRGLQALVPSLLRHEVEIALEKLGLIWDRTFAWEMFLDMMRSQTLHTLPNAELPRHFTDATRAVLVDWLVQVHEMLHFQDETLYLAIHLLNRSLRLIKVTTTNLQLLGIVCLFLAAKKEESLLPEVSGLCYLMDHAYTKHQLLRMERKVLTGLKFHLSYCPPLHFLLLLASVARCSAQMVWMSRYLLELSLLEGQCVAFLPMHLAGAALCLARRALQEPQTPEGEAAWCLAFGIHAGSETVLLRIMQILSGAAARAHTRETCATFIKFSSRETMHVSRHPGLNSASALLAACT, encoded by the exons ATGGCCAGGGCTGGGTTCTGCGACTCCAAGCCTCTGCTGGACTTACACAAG GCGGACGAGAGGCGAGCCCTTCTAAGAACTTTGCCATCTGCCTTTGGGCCCACCGATTGCTGGCAGCCAATGGAGGTGTCAGAGTCCAAACTGGTGACTGTAAAGCGGGAGCAAGAACCCAGATGGGTACCTGTGCTGCCCttcctatataca GACAGGATGTTATCAGCCAAAATGAGCAACGGCATTTTTATGGGCTTCGGTGATGACACGTGGACGTTCTCACCCGGCAGCCTCATTCTTGCCAAAG ATGGATTTCTGGAGGAGCCGCCTTTGCGTCTTTACCCTCGCACCCTGCCGGGCTTGCGCGGCCTTCAGGCGCTGGTGCCCAGCCTGCTGCGCCATGAAGTGGAGATCGCCCTCGAGAAGCTGGGCCTCATATGGGACCGCACCTTCGCCTGGGAAATGTTCTTGGACATGATG AGAAGTCAAACTTTGCACACCCTGCCCAACGCTGAGCTGCCGCGACACTTCACTGATGCCACTCGAGCCGTCCTGGTTGACTGGCTTGTTCAAGTCCAT GAGATGTTGCACTTCCAGGACGAGACGCTCTATCTGGCCATTCACCTCCTCAACCGCTCCCTCCGCCTGATCAAAGTGACCACAACTAACCTGCAGCTTCTCGGCATAGTCTGCCTCTTCCTGGCTGCTAAGAAAGAGGAGTCTCTGCTCCCCGAG GTTTCTGGACTGTGCTACCTAATGGACCATGCTTACACCAAGCATCAGCTGCTGCGCATGGAGAGAAAAGTCCTCACTGGCCTTAAGTTTCACTTGTCCTACTGTCCCCCTTTGCATTTCCTGTTGCTCCTCGCCTCCGTGGCCCGCTGCAGTGCTCAg ATGGTGTGGATGTCTCGCTACCTGCTAGAGTTGTCTCTACTGGAGGGCCAGTGTGTGGCGTTTCTGCCTATGCATTTGGCGGGGGCGGCCCTTTGCTTGGCCCGCCGAGCCCTGCAGGAGCCCCAGACCCCGGAAGGCGAGGCCGCCTGGTGTCTAGCCTTCGGGATCCACGCCGGCAG CGAGACAGTCCTACTGAGAATAATGCAAATTCTGTCTGGCGCTGCAGCCAGAGCGCACACCCGAGAGACCTGTGCTACTTTTATTAAATTCTCCTCCCGGGAAACCATGCACGTCAGCAGACACCCTGGTCTTAACAGCGCCTCTGCTCTGCTGGCCGCGTGCACTTGA
- the ccnp gene encoding cyclin-P isoform X2, which translates to MARAGFCDSKPLLDLHKADERRALLRTLPSAFGPTDCWQPMEVSESKLVTVKREQEPRWDRMLSAKMSNGIFMGFGDDTWTFSPGSLILAKDGFLEEPPLRLYPRTLPGLRGLQALVPSLLRHEVEIALEKLGLIWDRTFAWEMFLDMMRSQTLHTLPNAELPRHFTDATRAVLVDWLVQVHEMLHFQDETLYLAIHLLNRSLRLIKVTTTNLQLLGIVCLFLAAKKEESLLPEVSGLCYLMDHAYTKHQLLRMERKVLTGLKFHLSYCPPLHFLLLLASVARCSAQMVWMSRYLLELSLLEGQCVAFLPMHLAGAALCLARRALQEPQTPEGEAAWCLAFGIHAGSETVLLRIMQILSGAAARAHTRETCATFIKFSSRETMHVSRHPGLNSASALLAACT; encoded by the exons ATGGCCAGGGCTGGGTTCTGCGACTCCAAGCCTCTGCTGGACTTACACAAG GCGGACGAGAGGCGAGCCCTTCTAAGAACTTTGCCATCTGCCTTTGGGCCCACCGATTGCTGGCAGCCAATGGAGGTGTCAGAGTCCAAACTGGTGACTGTAAAGCGGGAGCAAGAACCCAGATGG GACAGGATGTTATCAGCCAAAATGAGCAACGGCATTTTTATGGGCTTCGGTGATGACACGTGGACGTTCTCACCCGGCAGCCTCATTCTTGCCAAAG ATGGATTTCTGGAGGAGCCGCCTTTGCGTCTTTACCCTCGCACCCTGCCGGGCTTGCGCGGCCTTCAGGCGCTGGTGCCCAGCCTGCTGCGCCATGAAGTGGAGATCGCCCTCGAGAAGCTGGGCCTCATATGGGACCGCACCTTCGCCTGGGAAATGTTCTTGGACATGATG AGAAGTCAAACTTTGCACACCCTGCCCAACGCTGAGCTGCCGCGACACTTCACTGATGCCACTCGAGCCGTCCTGGTTGACTGGCTTGTTCAAGTCCAT GAGATGTTGCACTTCCAGGACGAGACGCTCTATCTGGCCATTCACCTCCTCAACCGCTCCCTCCGCCTGATCAAAGTGACCACAACTAACCTGCAGCTTCTCGGCATAGTCTGCCTCTTCCTGGCTGCTAAGAAAGAGGAGTCTCTGCTCCCCGAG GTTTCTGGACTGTGCTACCTAATGGACCATGCTTACACCAAGCATCAGCTGCTGCGCATGGAGAGAAAAGTCCTCACTGGCCTTAAGTTTCACTTGTCCTACTGTCCCCCTTTGCATTTCCTGTTGCTCCTCGCCTCCGTGGCCCGCTGCAGTGCTCAg ATGGTGTGGATGTCTCGCTACCTGCTAGAGTTGTCTCTACTGGAGGGCCAGTGTGTGGCGTTTCTGCCTATGCATTTGGCGGGGGCGGCCCTTTGCTTGGCCCGCCGAGCCCTGCAGGAGCCCCAGACCCCGGAAGGCGAGGCCGCCTGGTGTCTAGCCTTCGGGATCCACGCCGGCAG CGAGACAGTCCTACTGAGAATAATGCAAATTCTGTCTGGCGCTGCAGCCAGAGCGCACACCCGAGAGACCTGTGCTACTTTTATTAAATTCTCCTCCCGGGAAACCATGCACGTCAGCAGACACCCTGGTCTTAACAGCGCCTCTGCTCTGCTGGCCGCGTGCACTTGA
- the ccnp gene encoding cyclin-P isoform X4 — MLSAKMSNGIFMGFGDDTWTFSPGSLILAKDGFLEEPPLRLYPRTLPGLRGLQALVPSLLRHEVEIALEKLGLIWDRTFAWEMFLDMMRSQTLHTLPNAELPRHFTDATRAVLVDWLVQVHEMLHFQDETLYLAIHLLNRSLRLIKVTTTNLQLLGIVCLFLAAKKEESLLPEVSGLCYLMDHAYTKHQLLRMERKVLTGLKFHLSYCPPLHFLLLLASVARCSAQMVWMSRYLLELSLLEGQCVAFLPMHLAGAALCLARRALQEPQTPEGEAAWCLAFGIHAGSETVLLRIMQILSGAAARAHTRETCATFIKFSSRETMHVSRHPGLNSASALLAACT; from the exons ATGTTATCAGCCAAAATGAGCAACGGCATTTTTATGGGCTTCGGTGATGACACGTGGACGTTCTCACCCGGCAGCCTCATTCTTGCCAAAG ATGGATTTCTGGAGGAGCCGCCTTTGCGTCTTTACCCTCGCACCCTGCCGGGCTTGCGCGGCCTTCAGGCGCTGGTGCCCAGCCTGCTGCGCCATGAAGTGGAGATCGCCCTCGAGAAGCTGGGCCTCATATGGGACCGCACCTTCGCCTGGGAAATGTTCTTGGACATGATG AGAAGTCAAACTTTGCACACCCTGCCCAACGCTGAGCTGCCGCGACACTTCACTGATGCCACTCGAGCCGTCCTGGTTGACTGGCTTGTTCAAGTCCAT GAGATGTTGCACTTCCAGGACGAGACGCTCTATCTGGCCATTCACCTCCTCAACCGCTCCCTCCGCCTGATCAAAGTGACCACAACTAACCTGCAGCTTCTCGGCATAGTCTGCCTCTTCCTGGCTGCTAAGAAAGAGGAGTCTCTGCTCCCCGAG GTTTCTGGACTGTGCTACCTAATGGACCATGCTTACACCAAGCATCAGCTGCTGCGCATGGAGAGAAAAGTCCTCACTGGCCTTAAGTTTCACTTGTCCTACTGTCCCCCTTTGCATTTCCTGTTGCTCCTCGCCTCCGTGGCCCGCTGCAGTGCTCAg ATGGTGTGGATGTCTCGCTACCTGCTAGAGTTGTCTCTACTGGAGGGCCAGTGTGTGGCGTTTCTGCCTATGCATTTGGCGGGGGCGGCCCTTTGCTTGGCCCGCCGAGCCCTGCAGGAGCCCCAGACCCCGGAAGGCGAGGCCGCCTGGTGTCTAGCCTTCGGGATCCACGCCGGCAG CGAGACAGTCCTACTGAGAATAATGCAAATTCTGTCTGGCGCTGCAGCCAGAGCGCACACCCGAGAGACCTGTGCTACTTTTATTAAATTCTCCTCCCGGGAAACCATGCACGTCAGCAGACACCCTGGTCTTAACAGCGCCTCTGCTCTGCTGGCCGCGTGCACTTGA